From Priestia aryabhattai, one genomic window encodes:
- a CDS encoding putative polysaccharide biosynthesis protein yields MSDSKLLRGTFVLTLGTYVSRILGMIYLFPFAILVGTVGGALFGYGYNQYAIYLSIATAGMPMAVSKFVSKYNALGDYYTSRRMYRAGMKLMLVTGILAFLLLYSLAPVMSRITLGGSDLNNSLEDVVMVMRMVSIALIVVPMMSLMRGFFQGHQSMGPTAVSQVVEQLVRVVFLLASTYIVIKVVHGSLALAVGFATMGAFVGALAGLAVLIWYWKKRKPHLDKMVNEQTVTPTRISTVSIFKELLTYSLPYVFVSLAIPLYQYVDQFTFNRAMVAAGQKEIAESMNGIVQSYVPKLVMIPVSLATAFGLTLVPTITRSFVNKDYNVLQKQIDQTYQTIMFLVLPASVGLMALAGPAYTFFFGTDASDAGGNVLLYYAPVALLFSFFTVNGAILQGINKQKYAVLSLLFGLIVKIVVNVPFILMFHEIGSVLATALGYIVSLVYMFALIQKHAKYNYSEFIKRSVLILIFVAIMGISVKIVAAVIGLFTTPGRFSATVITIVGAAVGGLIYFIITYRSSLLEKVMGARVTGAIERKILRRNKQRSA; encoded by the coding sequence ATGTCTGATTCAAAATTGTTAAGAGGGACCTTTGTGCTAACGCTTGGCACCTATGTATCCCGAATCTTGGGAATGATTTATTTATTTCCATTTGCGATCCTTGTTGGAACCGTAGGGGGAGCACTGTTTGGTTACGGATATAACCAATATGCTATTTATTTAAGTATTGCTACAGCCGGTATGCCAATGGCCGTATCGAAATTTGTGTCAAAATATAATGCACTCGGTGATTATTATACGAGTAGAAGAATGTACCGGGCCGGCATGAAATTAATGCTTGTCACAGGAATTCTTGCATTTTTACTTTTATATTCGTTAGCTCCTGTTATGTCTAGAATTACACTGGGAGGTTCTGATTTAAATAACTCCTTAGAAGATGTAGTAATGGTTATGCGAATGGTTAGTATTGCGTTAATTGTAGTACCGATGATGAGTTTAATGCGAGGATTTTTCCAGGGGCACCAGTCTATGGGACCGACAGCTGTTTCACAAGTAGTTGAACAGCTTGTGCGGGTTGTCTTTTTATTGGCATCCACCTACATCGTCATCAAAGTTGTACATGGGAGTCTTGCATTAGCCGTTGGATTTGCTACGATGGGGGCTTTTGTAGGAGCTCTTGCTGGACTGGCCGTATTAATTTGGTACTGGAAAAAACGAAAGCCTCATCTCGATAAAATGGTGAACGAGCAGACGGTAACGCCTACGCGTATTTCTACCGTATCTATTTTTAAAGAACTGCTTACGTATTCATTGCCATATGTATTTGTCAGCTTAGCTATTCCGCTTTATCAGTATGTGGATCAATTCACATTTAATCGTGCGATGGTAGCGGCTGGACAAAAAGAAATAGCGGAGTCAATGAACGGAATTGTTCAGTCTTATGTTCCAAAGCTTGTGATGATTCCCGTTTCATTAGCTACTGCGTTTGGTTTGACTCTTGTACCAACGATTACACGTTCATTTGTGAATAAAGATTATAACGTACTTCAAAAGCAAATTGATCAAACATATCAAACCATTATGTTTCTTGTGCTGCCAGCATCTGTAGGATTAATGGCTTTAGCTGGCCCAGCATATACGTTTTTCTTTGGAACAGATGCATCGGATGCGGGTGGGAATGTCTTGCTTTATTATGCACCGGTAGCTTTATTGTTTTCATTCTTTACGGTTAATGGAGCTATTTTACAAGGAATCAACAAACAAAAATATGCTGTTTTAAGTCTATTATTTGGGTTGATTGTAAAAATTGTCGTGAACGTTCCATTTATTCTTATGTTCCACGAGATTGGTTCAGTTTTAGCGACAGCACTAGGCTATATCGTATCTCTTGTTTATATGTTTGCGCTTATCCAAAAACACGCAAAATATAACTACAGTGAGTTTATAAAACGCTCTGTGCTCATTCTCATTTTTGTTGCGATTATGGGAATCAGTGTAAAAATTGTCGCAGCAGTGATTGGTCTGTTTACAACGCCAGGACGATTCTCTGCCACTGTTATTACGATTGTAGGAGCAGCAGTAGGCGGCCTTATTTACTTTATTATTACCTATCGTTCAAGCCTGCTTGAAAAAGTAATGGGAGCGAGGGTAACAGGTGCAATTGAACGAAAGATACTGCGCCGAAATAAACAGCGCAGTGCATAA